One segment of Meleagris gallopavo isolate NT-WF06-2002-E0010 breed Aviagen turkey brand Nicholas breeding stock chromosome 8, Turkey_5.1, whole genome shotgun sequence DNA contains the following:
- the SYT15 gene encoding synaptotagmin-15 isoform X1 has product MPEQVVTVAGSVIVGILLFVLIGITAHLLWKKFCLIYSYEEFPNPVKTTSVNAILQDQSSSEIQPKSTRSKSVPFIIPPTLHGRDWINLTNEEQIQEDSNSCMTPQSGPRSSFHSLAGAYIVGTINPELYKFPEDKSETDFPDGNIGRLWFSIEYKEASETLLVSLIKARKLQPPTDSCSPFVKIYLLPDERHYLQSKIKRKTLNPLFDEHFVFQVSSKTLLQRTLKFLVYHVDKQKHHHLLGQVIFPLKNETLTDDSKVVVWRDLEKENLETPSENGDIQFSLSYNDYLSHLTVVVLRARGLKLQDESRAASVYVKVSLMNHNKLVRSKKTAAVLGSPNPEYNESFSFKANQTELDAASLSLSVLQNTEQKSHVLGRVVVGPYMYSRGKELEHWNEMISKPKELVKQWHALCYST; this is encoded by the exons ATGCCTG AACAAGTAGTTACTGTTGCTGGAAGTGTAATAGTGGGGATCCTTTTATTTGTTCTCATTGGAATAACTGCACACTTGCTCTGGAAGAAGTTTTGCCTTATTTATTCTTATGAAGAGTTCCCTAATCCCGTCAAAACAACATCTGTGAATGCCATTTTGCAAGATCAGTCATCTTCTGAAATTCAACCAAAAAGCACAAG ATCCAAAAGCGTTCCATTTATAATTCCACCAACACTGCATGGGCGAGACTGGATTAACCTGACAAATGAAGAACAAATTCAGGAAGACAGTAACTCCTGCATGACTCCCCAGTCTGGGCCACGGTCGTCATTTCATTCTTTGG ctGGAGCTTACATTGTAGGGACCATTAACCCAGAGCTGTACAAGTTTCCAGAAGACAAGAGTGAGACCGACTTTCCTGACGGCAACATCGGCCGTCTCTGGTTCTCTATAGAATATAAGGAAGCATCAGAAACGCTCCTCGTCTCCTTGATAAAAGCCAGAAAGCTGCAGCCTCCCACTGACTCCTGCAGTCCGTTTGTGAAAATCTACTTGCTGCCTGATGAAAGACACTACTTGCAGTCTAAAATAAAGCGTAAAACCCTTAATCCACTGTTTGATGAACACTTTGTTTTCCAG GTTTCCAGTAAAACATTGCTTCAGAGGACTCTGAAGTTTTTGGTTTATCATGTTGATAAGCAGAAGCACCACCACCTCCTAGGCCAAGTCATCTTCccactgaaaaatgaaaccttAACTGATGACAGCAAAGTAGTCGTATGGAGAGatctggagaaagaaaacctCGAG ACTCCCTCAGAGAACGGCGATATCCAGTTCTCCCTCAGCTACAACGACTACCTGAGTCATCTTACTGTGGTGGTTCTGAGGGCAAGGGGATTAAAGCTCCAGGATGAGAGCCGTGCTGCCA GTGTCTATGTCAAGGTCTCATTAATGAACCATAATAAGTTAGTCAGAAGTAAAAAGACAGCAGCTGTTCTGGGATCTCCCAATCCAGAGTATAACGAATCCTTCAGTTTCAAGGCAAATCAGACAGAGCTGGATGCAGCAAGCCTGAGTCTATCTGTGCTCCAGAACACTGAACAAA aATCACATGTGCTGGGGCGTGTTGTAGTTGGGCCATACATGTACAGTCGAGGCAAAGAACTAGAACACTGGAATGAAATGATCAGCAAGCCTAAGGAGCTGGTTAAACAGTGGCATGCTCTCTGCTACAGCACTTAA
- the SYT15 gene encoding synaptotagmin-15 isoform X5: MPEQVVTVAGSVIVGILLFVLIGITAHLLWKKFCLIYSYEEFPNPVKTTSVNAILQDQSSSEIQPKSTRSKSVPFIIPPTLHGRDWINLTNEEQIQEDSNSCMTPQSGPRSSFHSLAGAYIVGTINPELYKFPEDKSETDFPDGNIGRLWFSIEYKEASETLLVSLIKARKLQPPTDSCSPFVKIYLLPDERHYLQSKIKRKTLNPLFDEHFVFQVSSKTLLQRTLKFLVYHVDKQKHHHLLGQVIFPLKNETLTDDSKVVVWRDLEKENLETPSENGDIQFSLSYNDYLSHLTVVVLRARGLKLQDESRAAKSHVLGRVVVGPYMYSRGKELEHWNEMISKPKELVKQWHALCYST, from the exons ATGCCTG AACAAGTAGTTACTGTTGCTGGAAGTGTAATAGTGGGGATCCTTTTATTTGTTCTCATTGGAATAACTGCACACTTGCTCTGGAAGAAGTTTTGCCTTATTTATTCTTATGAAGAGTTCCCTAATCCCGTCAAAACAACATCTGTGAATGCCATTTTGCAAGATCAGTCATCTTCTGAAATTCAACCAAAAAGCACAAG ATCCAAAAGCGTTCCATTTATAATTCCACCAACACTGCATGGGCGAGACTGGATTAACCTGACAAATGAAGAACAAATTCAGGAAGACAGTAACTCCTGCATGACTCCCCAGTCTGGGCCACGGTCGTCATTTCATTCTTTGG ctGGAGCTTACATTGTAGGGACCATTAACCCAGAGCTGTACAAGTTTCCAGAAGACAAGAGTGAGACCGACTTTCCTGACGGCAACATCGGCCGTCTCTGGTTCTCTATAGAATATAAGGAAGCATCAGAAACGCTCCTCGTCTCCTTGATAAAAGCCAGAAAGCTGCAGCCTCCCACTGACTCCTGCAGTCCGTTTGTGAAAATCTACTTGCTGCCTGATGAAAGACACTACTTGCAGTCTAAAATAAAGCGTAAAACCCTTAATCCACTGTTTGATGAACACTTTGTTTTCCAG GTTTCCAGTAAAACATTGCTTCAGAGGACTCTGAAGTTTTTGGTTTATCATGTTGATAAGCAGAAGCACCACCACCTCCTAGGCCAAGTCATCTTCccactgaaaaatgaaaccttAACTGATGACAGCAAAGTAGTCGTATGGAGAGatctggagaaagaaaacctCGAG ACTCCCTCAGAGAACGGCGATATCCAGTTCTCCCTCAGCTACAACGACTACCTGAGTCATCTTACTGTGGTGGTTCTGAGGGCAAGGGGATTAAAGCTCCAGGATGAGAGCCGTGCTGCCA aATCACATGTGCTGGGGCGTGTTGTAGTTGGGCCATACATGTACAGTCGAGGCAAAGAACTAGAACACTGGAATGAAATGATCAGCAAGCCTAAGGAGCTGGTTAAACAGTGGCATGCTCTCTGCTACAGCACTTAA
- the SYT15 gene encoding synaptotagmin-15 isoform X2, which produces MPEQVVTVAGSVIVGILLFVLIGITAHLLWKKFCLIYSYEEFPNPVKTTSVNAILQDQSSSEIQPKSTRSKSVPFIIPPTLHGRDWINLTNEEQIQEDSNSCMTPQSGPRSSFHSLAGAYIVGTINPELYKFPEDKSETDFPDGNIGRLWFSIEYKEASETLLVSLIKARKLQPPTDSCSPFVKIYLLPDERHYLQSKIKRKTLNPLFDEHFVFQVSSKTLLQRTLKFLVYHVDKQKHHHLLGQVIFPLKNETLTDDSKVVVWRDLEKENLETPSENGDIQFSLSYNDYLSHLTVVVLRARGLKLQDESRAANFLQNSSYHDQKSLIVPFQYSLNRRISSPQTDTVLSEIRYQFYLSKYSLQGHPCVRSTVTAYMKIKVCLSVV; this is translated from the exons ATGCCTG AACAAGTAGTTACTGTTGCTGGAAGTGTAATAGTGGGGATCCTTTTATTTGTTCTCATTGGAATAACTGCACACTTGCTCTGGAAGAAGTTTTGCCTTATTTATTCTTATGAAGAGTTCCCTAATCCCGTCAAAACAACATCTGTGAATGCCATTTTGCAAGATCAGTCATCTTCTGAAATTCAACCAAAAAGCACAAG ATCCAAAAGCGTTCCATTTATAATTCCACCAACACTGCATGGGCGAGACTGGATTAACCTGACAAATGAAGAACAAATTCAGGAAGACAGTAACTCCTGCATGACTCCCCAGTCTGGGCCACGGTCGTCATTTCATTCTTTGG ctGGAGCTTACATTGTAGGGACCATTAACCCAGAGCTGTACAAGTTTCCAGAAGACAAGAGTGAGACCGACTTTCCTGACGGCAACATCGGCCGTCTCTGGTTCTCTATAGAATATAAGGAAGCATCAGAAACGCTCCTCGTCTCCTTGATAAAAGCCAGAAAGCTGCAGCCTCCCACTGACTCCTGCAGTCCGTTTGTGAAAATCTACTTGCTGCCTGATGAAAGACACTACTTGCAGTCTAAAATAAAGCGTAAAACCCTTAATCCACTGTTTGATGAACACTTTGTTTTCCAG GTTTCCAGTAAAACATTGCTTCAGAGGACTCTGAAGTTTTTGGTTTATCATGTTGATAAGCAGAAGCACCACCACCTCCTAGGCCAAGTCATCTTCccactgaaaaatgaaaccttAACTGATGACAGCAAAGTAGTCGTATGGAGAGatctggagaaagaaaacctCGAG ACTCCCTCAGAGAACGGCGATATCCAGTTCTCCCTCAGCTACAACGACTACCTGAGTCATCTTACTGTGGTGGTTCTGAGGGCAAGGGGATTAAAGCTCCAGGATGAGAGCCGTGCTGCCA ATTTTCTACAAAATTCCTCATATCACGACCAGAAGTCATTGATAGTACCTTTTCAATATTCACTGAATAGGAGAATTAGTTCCCCCCAAACAGATACAGTTCTATCAGAAATCAGATATCAGTTCTATCTATCCAAGTATAGCCTACAGGGCCACCCTTGTGTTAGATCAACTGTGACCGCTTACATGAAAATAAAGGTTTGTTTATCAgtagtttaa
- the SYT15 gene encoding synaptotagmin-15 isoform X3, which translates to MPFCKISHLLKFNQKAQEESVAVDVLSRSKSVPFIIPPTLHGRDWINLTNEEQIQEDSNSCMTPQSGPRSSFHSLAGAYIVGTINPELYKFPEDKSETDFPDGNIGRLWFSIEYKEASETLLVSLIKARKLQPPTDSCSPFVKIYLLPDERHYLQSKIKRKTLNPLFDEHFVFQVSSKTLLQRTLKFLVYHVDKQKHHHLLGQVIFPLKNETLTDDSKVVVWRDLEKENLETPSENGDIQFSLSYNDYLSHLTVVVLRARGLKLQDESRAASVYVKVSLMNHNKLVRSKKTAAVLGSPNPEYNESFSFKANQTELDAASLSLSVLQNTEQKSHVLGRVVVGPYMYSRGKELEHWNEMISKPKELVKQWHALCYST; encoded by the exons ATGCCATTTTGCAAGATCAGTCATCTTCTGAAATTCAACCAAAAAGCACAAG AAGAATCAGTAGCTGTTGATGTCTTGAGCAGATCCAAAAGCGTTCCATTTATAATTCCACCAACACTGCATGGGCGAGACTGGATTAACCTGACAAATGAAGAACAAATTCAGGAAGACAGTAACTCCTGCATGACTCCCCAGTCTGGGCCACGGTCGTCATTTCATTCTTTGG ctGGAGCTTACATTGTAGGGACCATTAACCCAGAGCTGTACAAGTTTCCAGAAGACAAGAGTGAGACCGACTTTCCTGACGGCAACATCGGCCGTCTCTGGTTCTCTATAGAATATAAGGAAGCATCAGAAACGCTCCTCGTCTCCTTGATAAAAGCCAGAAAGCTGCAGCCTCCCACTGACTCCTGCAGTCCGTTTGTGAAAATCTACTTGCTGCCTGATGAAAGACACTACTTGCAGTCTAAAATAAAGCGTAAAACCCTTAATCCACTGTTTGATGAACACTTTGTTTTCCAG GTTTCCAGTAAAACATTGCTTCAGAGGACTCTGAAGTTTTTGGTTTATCATGTTGATAAGCAGAAGCACCACCACCTCCTAGGCCAAGTCATCTTCccactgaaaaatgaaaccttAACTGATGACAGCAAAGTAGTCGTATGGAGAGatctggagaaagaaaacctCGAG ACTCCCTCAGAGAACGGCGATATCCAGTTCTCCCTCAGCTACAACGACTACCTGAGTCATCTTACTGTGGTGGTTCTGAGGGCAAGGGGATTAAAGCTCCAGGATGAGAGCCGTGCTGCCA GTGTCTATGTCAAGGTCTCATTAATGAACCATAATAAGTTAGTCAGAAGTAAAAAGACAGCAGCTGTTCTGGGATCTCCCAATCCAGAGTATAACGAATCCTTCAGTTTCAAGGCAAATCAGACAGAGCTGGATGCAGCAAGCCTGAGTCTATCTGTGCTCCAGAACACTGAACAAA aATCACATGTGCTGGGGCGTGTTGTAGTTGGGCCATACATGTACAGTCGAGGCAAAGAACTAGAACACTGGAATGAAATGATCAGCAAGCCTAAGGAGCTGGTTAAACAGTGGCATGCTCTCTGCTACAGCACTTAA
- the SYT15 gene encoding synaptotagmin-15 isoform X4, translating into MPFCKISHLLKFNQKAQAVDVLSRSKSVPFIIPPTLHGRDWINLTNEEQIQEDSNSCMTPQSGPRSSFHSLAGAYIVGTINPELYKFPEDKSETDFPDGNIGRLWFSIEYKEASETLLVSLIKARKLQPPTDSCSPFVKIYLLPDERHYLQSKIKRKTLNPLFDEHFVFQVSSKTLLQRTLKFLVYHVDKQKHHHLLGQVIFPLKNETLTDDSKVVVWRDLEKENLETPSENGDIQFSLSYNDYLSHLTVVVLRARGLKLQDESRAASVYVKVSLMNHNKLVRSKKTAAVLGSPNPEYNESFSFKANQTELDAASLSLSVLQNTEQKSHVLGRVVVGPYMYSRGKELEHWNEMISKPKELVKQWHALCYST; encoded by the exons ATGCCATTTTGCAAGATCAGTCATCTTCTGAAATTCAACCAAAAAGCACAAG CTGTTGATGTCTTGAGCAGATCCAAAAGCGTTCCATTTATAATTCCACCAACACTGCATGGGCGAGACTGGATTAACCTGACAAATGAAGAACAAATTCAGGAAGACAGTAACTCCTGCATGACTCCCCAGTCTGGGCCACGGTCGTCATTTCATTCTTTGG ctGGAGCTTACATTGTAGGGACCATTAACCCAGAGCTGTACAAGTTTCCAGAAGACAAGAGTGAGACCGACTTTCCTGACGGCAACATCGGCCGTCTCTGGTTCTCTATAGAATATAAGGAAGCATCAGAAACGCTCCTCGTCTCCTTGATAAAAGCCAGAAAGCTGCAGCCTCCCACTGACTCCTGCAGTCCGTTTGTGAAAATCTACTTGCTGCCTGATGAAAGACACTACTTGCAGTCTAAAATAAAGCGTAAAACCCTTAATCCACTGTTTGATGAACACTTTGTTTTCCAG GTTTCCAGTAAAACATTGCTTCAGAGGACTCTGAAGTTTTTGGTTTATCATGTTGATAAGCAGAAGCACCACCACCTCCTAGGCCAAGTCATCTTCccactgaaaaatgaaaccttAACTGATGACAGCAAAGTAGTCGTATGGAGAGatctggagaaagaaaacctCGAG ACTCCCTCAGAGAACGGCGATATCCAGTTCTCCCTCAGCTACAACGACTACCTGAGTCATCTTACTGTGGTGGTTCTGAGGGCAAGGGGATTAAAGCTCCAGGATGAGAGCCGTGCTGCCA GTGTCTATGTCAAGGTCTCATTAATGAACCATAATAAGTTAGTCAGAAGTAAAAAGACAGCAGCTGTTCTGGGATCTCCCAATCCAGAGTATAACGAATCCTTCAGTTTCAAGGCAAATCAGACAGAGCTGGATGCAGCAAGCCTGAGTCTATCTGTGCTCCAGAACACTGAACAAA aATCACATGTGCTGGGGCGTGTTGTAGTTGGGCCATACATGTACAGTCGAGGCAAAGAACTAGAACACTGGAATGAAATGATCAGCAAGCCTAAGGAGCTGGTTAAACAGTGGCATGCTCTCTGCTACAGCACTTAA